Within Leeia speluncae, the genomic segment ACGATGTGTCGTTTAGCTTGGGCGATGGTTTACGCCCAGGTGCGGTGTATGACGCAAATGACGAAGCACAATTCTCTGAACTGCGTACTTTGGGCGAACTTACCCAAAAGGCGTGGGAACATGATGTACAGGTAATGATTGAAGGACCTGGCCACGTACCAATGCAGCGTATTCGTGAAAATATGGATGAAGAACTGAAGCATTGCTTTGAAGCACCGTTCTACACACTTGGCCCATTGGTAACCGATATCGCCCCAGGTTACGACCATATCACGAGTGGTATTGGTGCCGCTCAAATTGGTTGGTACGGTACATCAATGCTGTGTTACGTGACACCAAAAGAACACTTAGGCTTGCCAGATAAAGAAGATGTGCGCGTCGGGATTGTGACGTACAAAGTAGCTGCACATGCGGCTGACTTGGCAAAAGGTTGGCCAGGTGCGCAAATGCGAGATAACGCGCTATCTAAGGCTCGCTTTGAATTCCGTTGGGAAGACCAGTTTAACCTAAGCCTAGACCCAGAGCGCGCGCGTGAATATCACGATGCTACCTTGCCGCAAGAAGGTGCGAAAACCGCGCATTTCTGTTCTATGTGTGGACCAAAGTTTTGCTCGATGAAAATTACCCAAGATATTCGTGAAGCAACAGCGGCAGGGCAATTTGAAGGGATGCAACAAAAGAGTATTGAATTCCGTCAGAAGGGTGGCGAAGTGTATCTGACAGGAGATGCATCTTGAAAATTGCGGTCGTCGGTGGTGGCCTCTTAGGGAGGCTAACTGCTTGGCAATTAGCATTAGAAGGCAAACACGTCGCGTTGTATGACGCGGCGGGGCCAAAAGCAGAAGCGGCTGCTGCGTATGTAGCAGCCGGCATGATTACCCCAATGGCAGAAGCGGCAGTGGCAGACAATGCCATTGTCGCAATGGGGTTTCAAAGTCTGAAACGTTGGCCACAGTTCTTGGCTAAGCTAAGCGATCCGGTTTTTTTTCGACATCACGGTACTTTAGTGGTATGGCACCGACAAGAGGCGGCAGAAGCAAGACAATTTGCCGCCATGATTCATCAACACTCGTTGACGGGATCACTGCCGGGCGTTATCCAGCCGATTGATGCCAATGGTGTGGCAGATAAAGTACCTGTTTTAGCGGGCAAATTCCGTGAAGGCTACTTTTTGCCAGACGAAGGTCAGGTAGACAACCGTCAGGTCTTATCTGCGTTAGCCAATGCGGCGGAAATCGCGGGCGTTGTGTGCCACTGGTACACCCCAATATCGAAAGACAATTGGCCAATCGCTGATATGGTGATTGATTGCCGTGGGCTAGGGGCGAAAGATGCATGGAAGGGTTTGCGCGGTGTTCGTGGCGAGGTACTGAGGCTCTATGCGCCAGAGGTTGAATTATCTGCCATGGTGCGCTTGCTTCATCCACGCTATAGCCTTTATCTAGTTCCTAGAGAGAATGGCCGTCTTGTGATGGGGGCAACTAGTCTCGAGTCTGAAGATATGTCGCCAATGAGTGTGCGTTCTGCATTAGAGATGTTGTCTGCTGCGTACTCTATTCATCCGGGTTTAGCAGAAGCACGAATTGAAGAAATGAGTACGCAATGCCGACCAGCATTACCAGACAACCATCCTGCAATTGAATGTCATGAGCGCAATCAGCAAATCGTGATTCAAGCTAATGGTTTGTTCCGGCATGGATTCTTGCTTGCACCTGTGGTGTCAGATGAAGTGGTGGCTTTAGTAAATGAAACCTTAGATAAGGGGGCTGAGTTGGCGACGGCTAGCCGACAGCAAGCCACTGCTTGGCCAACCCTTTATGGTGCAGCATTAGAGAAGGTGGTGTGATGAAGCTGATGATTAATGGCGAGTGGCAAACCTTTGCGTCGGACCAAGCACTCGCTTCTATTTTGGACAGTATTGGCGCAAAGCCACCTTACGCAATTGCGGTGAACCAAACATTTGTGCCACGCAGTCAGTACCAAACCTTGACGATGAATGATGGCGACGCAATCGAAATTGTTCAGGCGATGGCAGGGGGGTGAAAATGAATACATTAGCAAAAGATGAATTTGTGGTTTACGGACAGGTGCTGAAAAGCCGAATGTTACTAGGCACAGCGAGATACCAGTCGCCGAAACAATTGGCAGATGCTGTCACCGCTGCACAACCGGGAATGTTAACGGTTTCTGTGCGTCGTCAGCAGCTTGCCGGAGGGGAAGAAGGGCAGCCTTTTTGGCAATTGATTCAAGCGATGGATATTCCTGTGTTGCCAAATACAGCGGGTTGTCATTCTGTACAAGAAGCCATTACTACCTCAGAAATGGCACGGGAGTTGTTTGAGACGAATCTGATTAAGCTAGAAGTGATTGGTGACGATGAAACGCTACAACCTGACCCATACGGACTAGTGGAAGCAGCAGAATATCTAGTCAAACAAGGCTTCCATGTATTACCTTATTGCACAGATGATCTTGTGTTGTGCCGTCGTCTATTGGATGTCGGCTGTGAAGTCTTAATGCCTTGGGCTGCACCGATTGGCACAGGACAAGGGCCGAGAAACCCTGAGGCGTTGCAAACTTTAAGAGAGCGCTTTACAGATGTTCCCCTAATTGTGGATGCAGGCTTAGGATTGCCTTCGCATGCGACCCAAGTCATGGAATGGGGTTTTGATGGCGTGCTACTTAATACGGCAGTGGCAAGAGCGGTAGACCCGGTGAAAATGGCTGGCGCATTTGCTGCCGCAACGCAAGCCGGGCGAGATGCTTGGATGGCGGGCCCTATGCCGGTACAAAGGGCTGCTGCACCGAGTACGCCTGTGCTTGGCACTCCGTTTTGGCATCAGCAGTCTTTAGAAGAGGTCCGTGCATGGCCGTAATGTTTGAAGATAAGTCGATCTCTCAAGAGGCATGGGCGATAGCTAGCCATTTAGCGCCTCTGCCAGCTTTGTGCTCGACGAATTGGTCTTTTTATTTTGAAAAACCGACCTTAGTAGAAACAAATACCAAAGCGGTTTGGTGGGTGACCGACAAAAATGTCGATTACAGCCGATGGTGTCTAGAGGGAGGTTCTGCAGTTTGCCAACAGTTGCTTGAAGATGGCTTACAAGTTTGTTGTTACCATCAGGGGCAACGCTACCAATTAAAGACTACACGTTTTAAAAAATTACTGTCACCTGAGAAAGTCGCTGCCTTTCTATTGCATGACTATGATCTGCACGATGCGGTTGCCCTAGCAATGGCCTCTTGTGGTGAAACTTGGCCAGATGAGTTAGCAAAATTCCCAAGTCTACAGGGGGTAACCACCAGTGAAAAACCGTTTGCGACTTGTCCTAACGCGTTAGGTTTATACCCTGTTGTCCCTAGTAGCGACTGGATTGCAAAGCTATTAGCATTAGGGGTTAGAACATTGCAATTGCGGTGTAAGCATCCTGATCCTGGCGTTGTCCGTGAAGAAGTGACAAAAGCGGTCCAACTCGCCAAAGCATACGATGCACCGAATGACCCGGTCAGACTATTTATTAATGATCACTGGCAGCTGGCGATTGAACTCGGGGCTTACGGTGTGCACCTTGGCCAAGAGGATTTACAAACTGCGATCCTTGAAATCATTCAAGAAGCCGGCTTGCGGCTTGGTGTCTCTACGCATGGCTATGTAGAAATGCTGAGAGCACATGCACTCAAACCAAGCTATATCGCCATGGGGGCAATTTATGCCACGCCAACAAAATCAATGCCGACACTACCACAAGGGGTAATCAAGTTGGGGCAGTATGTCAAACTAATGGAGTCGCATTATCCATTAGTGGCGATTGGCGGGATTTCTCTGGTGGAAATGCCATTGGTTAAGCAAAGTGGAGTGAAAAGCATCGCAGTTGTCCGTGCAGTCACCGAGGCAGAAGATTTGACGCAGGCGGTGAAACAATTGCAGCAAGTGGTCGAGGGATGATTCAAGCAGAATTTCCTAGAGTATTAACGATTGCCGGCTCTGATCCTAGTGGTGGAGCAGGCATTCAAGCAGATTTACGCACCATTGCTTTACTTGGTGCCTATGGAATGGCGATTCCCACCGCGCTGACGGTTCAAAATTCCTTAGGCGTTCATGCGGTACATCTCTTGCCTGTCGATCTCTTGCAGGCGCAACTCGCCTTGTTAATGGAAGATGCGCCACCGCATACAATTAAACTAGGCATGCTAGGTAATACAGAGGTGGTGAATCTGCTCCTCGACAGCTTTCAAGCATGGGCATCTAATAATGTGCTATGCAAGATTGTCTGTGATCCAGTGCTGGTTTCTAGTAGTGGTAAACGCTTATTGTCTGAAGATGCGCTTGATTCATTAATCGCCTGTTTCCCGTATTTCGAATTATTAACCCCTAACGCCATAGAAGCGAGCGTATTAACCGGTATCGAGATTACTCAACCAGAAGACATGCTGAAGGCGGCAAAGGCGTTGATCGAGATGGGGTTAGCGCATGTGCTAATTAAAGGGGCGCATGTAGAAGGCGAAGAAGTTGTCGATTTGCTGCTTTCTCGTACAGACATCCAATCGCCGATTTGGCTGCGAGCAAATCGGGTGGAAACTAGAAATGATCATGGCACTGGCTGTACCTTGTCTTCCGCGATAGCCACCTATTTGGCAAAAGGGGAATCGATGGTTGACTCTGTCACGCGGGCGAAACAATACGTGACAGAATCGTTACTAGCGTCCCAAACCATCTGGAATGGTCATGGCCATGGCGGGTTTATGCGGCGATAAAAAACTGAATACATGCAACAAAAACAAAGCCCCAATGGAGCGATCTATTGGGGCTTTGTTTTGTAAGAGACTACACTCGGCTTATAGCGACTTCTTAAAGTGGTCTAGCAGATCATTTAGTGATTCAGAGGTTTTTTCTAAATCGAGCGCCGCTTGGTTAATTTGGCTACTAGTTGCAATATGGTTATCCGATAGGTTGTTGATGCTTACCATGCTGGTTGTAATTTCATTTGACGTACTAGACTGATGAGCGAGCATACTTGCAATATCTTTCGCTTTGTCATTCACCAGATCACTTGCCTCTTGAATCTTTGCCAGGTTCTCTTTGTTACCCTGAATTAATCCCGTACTGTGTTCTACTGCATTCACAACGTGATCAATGTGGGTAATGGTTTGCTGTACACCTTCTAAAATTCGCTGAATAGTCGCGGTAATTTCTACGGTGCTATTGGATGTTCTTTCCGCTAGTTTTCGCACTTC encodes:
- the thiE gene encoding thiamine phosphate synthase, with product MAVMFEDKSISQEAWAIASHLAPLPALCSTNWSFYFEKPTLVETNTKAVWWVTDKNVDYSRWCLEGGSAVCQQLLEDGLQVCCYHQGQRYQLKTTRFKKLLSPEKVAAFLLHDYDLHDAVALAMASCGETWPDELAKFPSLQGVTTSEKPFATCPNALGLYPVVPSSDWIAKLLALGVRTLQLRCKHPDPGVVREEVTKAVQLAKAYDAPNDPVRLFINDHWQLAIELGAYGVHLGQEDLQTAILEIIQEAGLRLGVSTHGYVEMLRAHALKPSYIAMGAIYATPTKSMPTLPQGVIKLGQYVKLMESHYPLVAIGGISLVEMPLVKQSGVKSIAVVRAVTEAEDLTQAVKQLQQVVEG
- the thiO gene encoding glycine oxidase ThiO, yielding MKIAVVGGGLLGRLTAWQLALEGKHVALYDAAGPKAEAAAAYVAAGMITPMAEAAVADNAIVAMGFQSLKRWPQFLAKLSDPVFFRHHGTLVVWHRQEAAEARQFAAMIHQHSLTGSLPGVIQPIDANGVADKVPVLAGKFREGYFLPDEGQVDNRQVLSALANAAEIAGVVCHWYTPISKDNWPIADMVIDCRGLGAKDAWKGLRGVRGEVLRLYAPEVELSAMVRLLHPRYSLYLVPRENGRLVMGATSLESEDMSPMSVRSALEMLSAAYSIHPGLAEARIEEMSTQCRPALPDNHPAIECHERNQQIVIQANGLFRHGFLLAPVVSDEVVALVNETLDKGAELATASRQQATAWPTLYGAALEKVV
- the thiS gene encoding sulfur carrier protein ThiS: MKLMINGEWQTFASDQALASILDSIGAKPPYAIAVNQTFVPRSQYQTLTMNDGDAIEIVQAMAGG
- a CDS encoding thiazole synthase, with the protein product MNTLAKDEFVVYGQVLKSRMLLGTARYQSPKQLADAVTAAQPGMLTVSVRRQQLAGGEEGQPFWQLIQAMDIPVLPNTAGCHSVQEAITTSEMARELFETNLIKLEVIGDDETLQPDPYGLVEAAEYLVKQGFHVLPYCTDDLVLCRRLLDVGCEVLMPWAAPIGTGQGPRNPEALQTLRERFTDVPLIVDAGLGLPSHATQVMEWGFDGVLLNTAVARAVDPVKMAGAFAAATQAGRDAWMAGPMPVQRAAAPSTPVLGTPFWHQQSLEEVRAWP
- the thiD gene encoding bifunctional hydroxymethylpyrimidine kinase/phosphomethylpyrimidine kinase, which codes for MIQAEFPRVLTIAGSDPSGGAGIQADLRTIALLGAYGMAIPTALTVQNSLGVHAVHLLPVDLLQAQLALLMEDAPPHTIKLGMLGNTEVVNLLLDSFQAWASNNVLCKIVCDPVLVSSSGKRLLSEDALDSLIACFPYFELLTPNAIEASVLTGIEITQPEDMLKAAKALIEMGLAHVLIKGAHVEGEEVVDLLLSRTDIQSPIWLRANRVETRNDHGTGCTLSSAIATYLAKGESMVDSVTRAKQYVTESLLASQTIWNGHGHGGFMRR